From one Triticum aestivum cultivar Chinese Spring chromosome 4B, IWGSC CS RefSeq v2.1, whole genome shotgun sequence genomic stretch:
- the LOC123094859 gene encoding E3 ubiquitin-protein ligase SIRP1: MAEEPGATSRYYCHMCSVIVRPELGVEEVKCPHCCSGFVEEMADGRRSSNAVGDHGTTATGAGPDDAGARSELAVPPWPPILMDLLGVSYGLDGGDLAALARRQYRHLAFLQLLNALQEGDANADGDAPDPGLERLVLVSPADAHAMLMSEGRASNGAGAGRGAGLTLGELILGPGLDLLLEYLAETDPSRQGTLPAKMEAVAALPTVKVSEAATCPVCLDEFAAGGEAKEMPCKHRFHDVCILPWLEAHSSCPVCRYQLPTDEATEPAGNGTEETADVSSGNARRDVEGDSDGGSSGRRRWLARPFGRLFSRRSNGSSSSSR, encoded by the coding sequence ATGGCGGAGGAACCCGGTGCAACTTCTAGATACTATTGCCACATGTGCTCCGTGATCGTAAGGCCAGAGCTGGGCGTCGAGGAGGTGAAGTGCCCGCACTGCTGTTCCGGATTCGTGGAGGAGATGGCCGATGGTCGGCGGAGCAGCAACGCCGTGGGAGACCATGGTACTACTGCCACAGGGGCCGGCCCAGATGACGCGGGCGCAAGGTCGGAGCTTGCGGTTCCGCCGTGGCCGCCTATCCTCATGGACCTCCTCGGCGTCTCCTACGGCCTCGACGGCGGCGACCTCGCGGCCTTGGCGCGAAGACAGTACCGCCACCTCGCCTTCTTGCAGCTGCTCAACGCGCTCCAGGAAGGCGATGCCAATGCCGACGGCGACGCGCCCGATCCGGGGCTCGAGCGACTCGTGCTGGTTAGCCCCGCCGACGCGCACGCCATGCTCATGTCAGAGGGAAGAGCCAGCAATGGCGCCGGGGCCGGCAGGGGAGCAGGCCTGACGCTTGGCGAGTTGATTCTTGGCCCCGGGTTGGATTTGCTGCTGGAGTACCTGGCCGAGACCGACCCGAGCCGGCAAGGCACGCTGCCGGCGAAGATGGAGGCCGTTGCCGCATTGCCAACGGTAAAGGTAAGCGAGGCCGCGACCTGCCCGGTGTGCCTGGACGAGTTCGCGGCTGGCGGCGAGGCCAAGGAGATGCCGTGCAAGCACCGGTTCCACGACGTGTGCATCCTGCCGTGGCTGGAGGCGCACAGCTCCTGCCCCGTCTGCAGGTACCAGCTGCCCACGGACGAGGCCACGGAGCCGGCCGGCAATGGCACCGAGGAAACCGCCGACGTGTCGAGTGGCAATGCACGCCGCGACGTCGAGGGCGATAGCGACGGTGGAAGCAGTGGCAGGCGGCGGTGGCTCGCACGACCTTTTGGTCGTTTGTTCTCGCGCAGATCGAATGGAAGCTCCTCGTCGTCGCGATGA